The window aaatgtatttaataacTTTGAACTTATGTTAAAGAAAGAATGTATTATGCCCCTCACTTCGTATGCATATCATCTACAAGTATACTACTATCTTTTctatttactttactaataCAGGATAGTAATTTTGGCAGGCTGCAGAACTTCTCAGGCACCAACACCTTCAACCGTATGTACTCAATGTTCACCTGAAGCTCAATTCACCCAGACGCACCAGTTTTCCAAGTCAATGCATGGAAACAGAAAAGGGCATCACTAGGACGATTAGATTTTCAGAGCCTTCCCATGTTCAACCTCCAGCATATAGAGACAGAAGATCGTCATGTGGAAATGACAGGACTTTGAATCCTAGTGTATCTGGAGCTGAGCAAAGTTATGATTCTTTCACTAGGATAACTGGAACAACTAATCCTTCCAATATGCATCCTAGAACAAAAGAATTATTTTCAGGAAGCACGCATGAAGAAGGGACTGTCATTACAAAAACTATTActtcaaaaatctcaaaagTCCAGAAAGATACAGAAACAAAAGGTTCAAGTGCTTCAAAAAGAACACCACAGCTTTCAAAGAACCATAAACTGGTACGATCATACAAAACTTGTCTGCTTCGTACATTTCTGGTTTCTTCTATCACGATCACTTGTTCAGATGCTACTTTTTAAGCTTACatacttttattttgctccCAGAAGCAAGTCTCTTTAAATCTCATAAAAAGTACCATTACATTCATCGAATCATCGTATCTTTATTTTGCCATGCAGCCTTACTCACTGGGTCTATGTAGTGAACTGTTTAAGAGATAATATAATCGCATAATACTATAACTCTCATATGCTTGAACTTGTAGTATTAACAAAATCCATTGTTTTTCTCTCCTAACTTCACctaacattattattagtagatGAGGTTCTATGGATTTCTTTCTTGGTGCTCCGCGTAACtgcaatatattattttcagcTTCAAGCATCAAAAAGCGTGGTTAAGAGACCTGTTTCAACTACTCGTAGAGCCTCTCTTCCATTGCCACAAAAAGACTCCGCCCATAAATATCGTCACATGCCCAGTCTTGGACCTCTTGGAAACATTGACAGCATCAAGTCTCCGGATGTTTCTGTCAATTCCCCTCGAATCGATAAAATGTTTGAACTTCCTTTACGGTCCTATGAGGAGTCCTTCCCTATCCGTAGAAGCTCATTAACCTCCGCACAGGGTTCCTCCAGATCCCCACAAGGTGACCGTTCTATTATGAAAGATAGATATACCATTGAGTTCCCAGATAAATCGGATGGATTGAGCTTCAATAACTGGCAAGGAGTTTGCTCTACAGTACACAAGGATAGGCAAGATGGAAGTGAGTCTTCAGATCAAAATGCCACAGCTGGTGCCTCTAGCCGAACATCCTCAGATCAACGGCCCCGCAGAATTGACATGTCCTCTTACCGGCAACGAGCAGAAGCACTGGAAGGCTTGCTCGAGTTCAGTGCAAGGTTATTTCAAGAGGCGAGAATTGAGGAACTTGGGGTGTTGTTAGGGCCATTCGGACCGGGAAAAGTGTCTCCAAGAGAAACTGCAATCTGGTTGACCAAGAGCTTCAAAGAAAATACTCTCCTACCAGAAGATCTTTGCCAACATGTGTAGAAATTAGAATATGTATGGAATAAATTTCTATTGTTACCAAAGTGTTGGCATGTAATTCGTTTAGGCAGATGAGTCTAGCAGATCATGTTATAGTTTCCTAATCTATTTAGGCCAGTTTCAAGTTCTGGGTTAGTACCTAACTGGGATTTGGTTAGTTGCTGGATGAGATAGGAAACTCAATATTTGAAATTCCCACAGATTTGGTGCTCTCTATGAATATCTGAACACATTAATGATCGACtgtaatttatatagtactagtagttaTAAGTTTCTGCTATTTTTGTTGTtgcatttctatttttcagtACTCAAGGTGCCCATCATGTCCTCTATTGACCTGTCCTCAAGTCTCAGGCCGTTAAATCTCCCTGATTTTGCAATTCCAAAAACGTAATACTGCTTCCTTCCTTATTAAGttattaaagagaaaataaagttattaaagagaaaataaaatatgaaagaataaagtaaaatagaaaaagaaaaaaataaaggaaagtagaagagaataaagttattgctaaaaaaatgaaatacttcTTGGGactaacaaaaatgaaaaaataaccAACGGGTTGTAACGTAGTTGGCAGCGCGGAGCTGTAGTGACTGATGACGGGTTTCAAACCCCACCACCTGCTCAGTGAGAgactttttttcttaatctgcAACCGATTTCATTAATTCGCGACGTAAGTGAATTCGGAAAACATGCgatcaaccaaaaaaaaataacaaaaatgaaaaaatagttcaaaCCGCataaggagtatattttataaatttaaaaatgttttagaaattaacGAGTAGTAATATcgtttgtaatttgtaatttgtaaatgagaacgaataattaaaaaaaaaaaaaatctctttttagatgttttattattaaataaagataagGTTAGATTAGATAGTCTTTCCTCGCCGCAAAGGCCGATACCTACCCTTCACCCCACCCACCCCTCACCTTCACCAACCCAGACCACATCAAAACAGAGTTGTTCACACATCCCCAATCTCCAATCCCCACCAAAACCAACCATGGCCGCCACCACCTTATCCCTCCTCCCCCCCG is drawn from Salvia hispanica cultivar TCC Black 2014 chromosome 6, UniMelb_Shisp_WGS_1.0, whole genome shotgun sequence and contains these coding sequences:
- the LOC125197505 gene encoding serine/threonine-protein kinase Nek3-like gives rise to the protein MDKYEILEQIGKGAFGSALLVRHKQEKKKYVLKKIRLARQTNRTRRSAHQEMALISSMQNPFIVEYKDSWVEKGCYVCIVIGYCEGGDMAEAIKKANGVHLPEEKLCTWLVQLLIALEYLHMNHILHRDVKCSNIFLTKDQDIRLGDFGLAKMLSSDELASSIVGTPSYMCPELLADIPYGSKSDVWSLGCCMYEMTSLKPAFKAFDMQALINKINKSVVAPLPAKYSGAFRGLVKSMLRKNPELRPSAAELLRHQHLQPYVLNVHLKLNSPRRTSFPSQCMETEKGITRTIRFSEPSHVQPPAYRDRRSSCGNDRTLNPSVSGAEQSYDSFTRITGTTNPSNMHPRTKELFSGSTHEEGTVITKTITSKISKVQKDTETKGSSASKRTPQLSKNHKLLQASKSVVKRPVSTTRRASLPLPQKDSAHKYRHMPSLGPLGNIDSIKSPDVSVNSPRIDKMFELPLRSYEESFPIRRSSLTSAQGSSRSPQGDRSIMKDRYTIEFPDKSDGLSFNNWQGVCSTVHKDRQDGSESSDQNATAGASSRTSSDQRPRRIDMSSYRQRAEALEGLLEFSARLFQEARIEELGVLLGPFGPGKVSPRETAIWLTKSFKENTLLPEDLCQHV